Proteins from a single region of Felis catus isolate Fca126 chromosome B4, F.catus_Fca126_mat1.0, whole genome shotgun sequence:
- the LOC101100140 gene encoding olfactory receptor 8S1-like, whose product MALGNRSTITEFFLLGLSVNPHIQALFFVLFLNIYLLTIMGNLLLLLVIRADSHLHTPMYFFLSHLSFLDFCLSSATVPRMLKDFLSEIKTISVRGCLAQGFFVFITAGTEAFLLSVMAYDRYAAICHPLLYGQMMRKQLCVQLVLGSWGLSFFNALINILLAANLDFCESHTINHYSCEVPTLFPLSCSDVSTNLLVLLCSTLLHGLGTFFPIISSYGCIVSTILHISSTSGRSKAFSTCSSHLIAVIFFYGSGFLRYLVPTSGSPLELIFSMQYGMITPMLNPLIYSLKNKEVKAAVRRTLGTYLPCSR is encoded by the coding sequence ATGGCCTTGGGGAACCGCAGCACCATCACTGAATTCTTCCTCCTCGGGCTGTCTGTCAACCCCCACATCCAAGCTCTGTTTTTTGTGCTGTTCCTGAATATTTACCTTCTGACCATCATGGGgaacctgctgctgctgctggtgatcAGGGCTGACTCTCACCTCCACACacccatgtactttttcctcaGTCATCTCTctttcctggacttttgtttatctTCAGCTACTGTGCCCAGGATGTTGAAAGACTTCCTATCGGAGATAAAAACTATCTCAGTAAGGGGCTGCCTGGCTCAAGGCTTCTTTGTGTTTATCACCGCAGGGACTGAAGCTTTTCTGCTCTcagtgatggcctatgaccgctatgctGCCATCTGCCACCCTCTGCTCTATGGACAGATGATGAGAAAACAGCTGTGTGTGCAACTTGTATTGGGCTCATGGGGCTTGAGTTTTTTTAATGCACTTATTAACATCCTCCTTGCTGCCAACTTGGACTTCTGTGAGAGCCATACCATCAACCACTATAGCTGTGAGGTGCCCactctctttcctctgtcctgctctgatGTTTCTACCAACCTCCTAGTGCTGCTCTGCTCCACCCTGCTTCATGGACTTGGGACCTTCTTCCCAATCATCTCATCCTATGGCTGCATTGTCTCCACCATCCTGCACATCAGCTCGACCTCAGGCAGAAGCAaggccttctccacctgctcctcccacctcatCGCAGTGATCTTCTTTTATGGATCAGGTTTTCTCCGCTATCTCGTGCCAACCTCAGGATCCCCCCTTGAGTTGATCTTCTCTATGCAGTATGGTATGATCACCCCCATGCTGAATCCTCTCATCTATAGCCTGAAGAACAAGGAGGTGAAGGCAGCTGTGAGAAGGACACTGGGAACGTATTTGCCATGTTCcaggtga